The Actinomycetota bacterium genome includes a region encoding these proteins:
- a CDS encoding prenyltransferase: MSTTAATRMLDRLEGQYTHAVIAFLGDDGYPMSVATGFRPDPDRGVVLLDAVAGKAVSPPIGREVNVVFSHIRPQPGVGYDERRYVSLWGQLRPVDDGARLEFTPERVQHWDEQEVPFFEFSERGVPQAHRYMDQLSRETGRQVKPRLSPFWLFLRATRLPFLSATIVPIGLGIAVAALHGAWHWWLAVLTLVAGACVHLGLNVANDVFDTASGADAANVTPTQFSGGSRVIHYGLLTMRQMQLMSAAFYAVGLGIGLYLAVTRAFWPLLIIGAIGAFISYFYTAPPLRFVHRGLGEIAVFLGFGPIMVLGAYEVQARTFSWEALFASLPVGILIALVLYVNEVPDRPGDGAAGKRTLAVRLSKRAVIAGYVGSVAVAFLLVLSGALSGLLPRPTIIALAALPLAFPVYRGLRDHYESPYQLMPVMGRNIQLHLTTGMLLILGYVVALVAAHIATNPPVFLR, encoded by the coding sequence ATGAGCACCACCGCCGCCACCCGGATGCTGGACCGACTGGAGGGCCAGTACACCCATGCGGTCATCGCCTTCCTGGGCGACGACGGGTACCCGATGTCGGTTGCCACCGGGTTCCGCCCCGACCCGGACCGCGGAGTGGTCCTGCTCGACGCCGTGGCCGGCAAGGCGGTGAGCCCGCCGATCGGCCGGGAGGTCAACGTGGTGTTCAGCCACATCCGGCCGCAGCCCGGCGTCGGGTACGACGAGCGCCGGTACGTGTCGTTGTGGGGGCAGCTGAGGCCGGTCGACGACGGCGCCCGCCTCGAGTTCACCCCCGAGCGGGTCCAGCACTGGGACGAGCAGGAGGTGCCGTTCTTCGAGTTCTCCGAACGAGGCGTCCCCCAGGCCCACCGGTACATGGACCAGCTGTCGAGGGAGACCGGGCGGCAGGTGAAGCCCCGGCTGTCGCCGTTCTGGCTGTTCCTGCGGGCCACGCGGCTGCCCTTCCTGTCGGCCACCATCGTGCCGATCGGGCTGGGCATCGCCGTGGCGGCCCTGCACGGCGCGTGGCACTGGTGGCTGGCGGTGCTCACGCTGGTCGCGGGGGCCTGCGTGCACCTCGGCCTGAACGTGGCGAACGACGTGTTCGACACCGCCAGCGGAGCGGACGCGGCGAACGTGACACCCACCCAGTTCAGCGGCGGCTCCAGGGTCATCCACTACGGGCTGCTCACGATGCGCCAGATGCAGCTGATGTCGGCGGCGTTCTACGCCGTGGGCCTGGGGATCGGGCTGTACCTCGCCGTGACCCGGGCGTTCTGGCCGCTCCTGATCATCGGCGCGATCGGGGCGTTCATCAGCTACTTCTACACGGCGCCGCCGCTTCGATTCGTCCACCGCGGCCTCGGCGAGATAGCGGTGTTCCTCGGTTTCGGGCCGATCATGGTCCTCGGCGCGTACGAGGTTCAGGCTCGCACGTTCTCGTGGGAGGCCCTGTTCGCGTCGCTCCCGGTGGGGATCCTGATCGCGCTGGTGCTGTACGTGAACGAGGTCCCGGACCGGCCGGGCGACGGAGCCGCCGGGAAGCGGACGCTGGCCGTGCGCCTGAGCAAGCGAGCCGTCATCGCCGGCTATGTCGGGTCGGTGGCTGTGGCCTTCCTGCTGGTGCTGTCGGGCGCGCTGTCCGGCCTGCTGCCGCGCCCCACGATCATCGCGCTGGCCGCCCTCCCCCTGGCGTTCCCGGTGTACCGGGGCCTCCGCGACCACTACGAGAGCCCCTACCAGCTGATGCCGGTGATGGGCCGCAACATCCAGCTCCACCTCACCACCGGCATGCTGCTGATCCTCGGATACGTGGTCGCCCTGGTCGCAGCCCACATCGCGACGAATCCGCCCGTCTTCCTGCGGTAG
- a CDS encoding pyridoxamine 5'-phosphate oxidase family protein encodes MGVLPEPIEELLNSALVGELTVVDDRGLPVTHPLIPLYDGERIYLTSSVLFSKKLEHIKANPKVSLSISDPSAVSVERFRRATIQGDAVVDDSDLHSGWEHKVLPLWRVKEPAIDFFLGKRVALPLFFERGIIEITPRRAFLWHEGRTDVPPTVFELAEAAR; translated from the coding sequence ATGGGGGTGCTGCCCGAACCGATCGAGGAGCTGCTGAACTCGGCCCTGGTCGGGGAGTTGACGGTGGTTGACGACCGGGGGCTGCCGGTGACCCACCCGCTCATCCCGCTGTACGACGGCGAGCGCATCTACCTCACGTCGAGCGTGCTGTTCTCGAAGAAGCTCGAGCACATCAAGGCCAATCCGAAGGTGTCGCTCTCGATCAGCGACCCGAGCGCGGTCAGCGTGGAGCGCTTCCGCCGGGCCACCATCCAGGGCGACGCGGTGGTGGACGACTCCGACCTGCACTCGGGCTGGGAGCACAAGGTCCTGCCCCTGTGGCGGGTCAAGGAGCCCGCCATCGACTTCTTCCTGGGCAAGCGGGTGGCCCTGCCGCTGTTCTTCGAGCGGGGCATCATCGAGATCACGCCGCGCCGCGCGTTCCTGTGGCACGAGGGGCGGACGGACGTCCCGCCGACGGTGTTCGAGCTGGCGGAGGCGGCGCGATGA
- a CDS encoding enoyl-CoA hydratase-related protein: MAKVEVDKRGAVTVVTLNRPEVHNAIDGETGGLLRDAIQGFGHDADARVLVLTGAGGRAFCTGADLKDVAGLASPPPGEGPLRFSRLDPGKPTIAAIEGYCFAGGLELACWCDFRIAGDTAEFGVLNRRWGIPLVDGGTQRLPRQVGLGTALWLIETGMRIDAARARAIGLVQEVVPAGHALDRARELADRMAAYPQASLRADRASAIAGLGQPLGEGLAGEERLGLASLADPGIGEALARYASGDRPEPPRPAD, from the coding sequence ATGGCGAAGGTAGAGGTCGACAAGCGGGGGGCGGTCACGGTGGTGACGCTGAACCGGCCGGAGGTGCACAACGCGATCGACGGGGAGACGGGTGGACTCCTCCGGGACGCGATCCAGGGCTTCGGGCACGATGCCGACGCCCGGGTGCTGGTCCTGACCGGCGCCGGCGGACGCGCCTTCTGCACGGGAGCGGACCTGAAGGACGTCGCTGGGCTGGCCAGCCCGCCGCCGGGGGAGGGGCCGCTTCGCTTCTCCCGGCTCGATCCGGGCAAGCCGACCATTGCTGCGATCGAAGGCTACTGTTTCGCCGGCGGGCTGGAGCTGGCCTGCTGGTGTGACTTCCGCATCGCCGGTGACACCGCGGAGTTCGGCGTCCTGAACCGGCGGTGGGGGATCCCGCTGGTGGACGGGGGGACCCAGCGCCTCCCGCGCCAGGTGGGACTCGGCACGGCGCTGTGGCTGATCGAGACCGGGATGCGCATCGACGCGGCGCGCGCCAGGGCCATCGGCTTGGTCCAGGAGGTCGTGCCGGCCGGCCACGCCCTGGATCGGGCCCGAGAGCTGGCCGATCGGATGGCCGCCTACCCCCAGGCCAGCCTGCGAGCGGATCGCGCCTCGGCCATCGCGGGCCTCGGCCAGCCGCTGGGCGAAGGGCTGGCCGGTGAGGAACGCCTGGGCCTGGCGTCGCTGGCCGACCCGGGGATCGGCGAGGCACTGGCCCGCTACGCCTCCGGCGACCGGCCGGAGCCGCCTCGCCCCGCCGATTGA
- a CDS encoding ATP-dependent DNA ligase — MLAKLQRELPLGDGWRYEPKWDGFRAIVFRDGEDLYVQSRDLRPLNRYFPELLPALADALPKRCVVDGEIVLPGRDGLDFDSLQMRLHPAESRVRKLAAETPVSFVAFDLLALGDRDLRGAAFADRRAELEKALDVASGVPQKDGTTVLLTPQLTDPEEAEAWFAELAPLGLEGVVAKRADLRYRPGERAMVKIKKVHTVDCVVGGFRPSKSGQGIGSLLLGLYDDAGVLHYVGHTSSFKARERVEIREKLRPLEGERSFSRAWPEAPQGRTPDSMSRWTVGREQQPWTEVKPVLVCEVSIDKMQGDRFRHAATFVRWRDDKRPEECTSDQL, encoded by the coding sequence ATGCTGGCGAAGCTCCAGCGCGAGCTCCCCCTGGGAGACGGGTGGCGCTACGAGCCGAAGTGGGACGGGTTCCGCGCCATCGTGTTTCGGGACGGAGAGGACCTGTACGTGCAGAGCCGGGACCTCCGACCCCTCAATCGGTACTTCCCCGAGCTGCTTCCCGCCTTGGCGGACGCGCTGCCGAAGCGCTGCGTGGTGGACGGCGAGATCGTGCTGCCGGGGCGCGACGGCCTCGACTTCGACTCCCTCCAGATGCGGTTGCACCCGGCGGAGTCGCGGGTCCGGAAGCTCGCCGCGGAGACGCCGGTTTCGTTCGTGGCGTTCGACCTGCTGGCGCTGGGGGATCGCGACCTGCGCGGAGCCGCGTTCGCGGACCGTCGGGCCGAGTTGGAGAAGGCGCTGGACGTGGCCTCGGGCGTGCCCCAGAAGGATGGGACGACCGTGCTGCTGACGCCCCAGCTGACGGACCCGGAGGAGGCTGAGGCGTGGTTCGCGGAGCTGGCGCCACTGGGCCTGGAGGGAGTGGTGGCGAAGCGGGCCGACCTGCGGTACCGGCCGGGCGAGCGGGCCATGGTCAAGATCAAGAAAGTCCACACCGTCGACTGCGTGGTGGGCGGGTTCCGGCCGTCCAAGTCGGGTCAGGGCATCGGATCGCTGCTGCTGGGGCTGTACGACGACGCCGGCGTGCTGCACTACGTCGGGCACACGTCGTCGTTCAAGGCTCGGGAACGCGTGGAGATCCGGGAGAAGCTTCGCCCGCTGGAGGGCGAGCGGAGCTTCAGCCGCGCGTGGCCCGAGGCCCCCCAGGGGCGCACCCCCGACTCCATGAGCCGCTGGACCGTCGGCCGCGAACAGCAGCCCTGGACCGAGGTGAAGCCGGTCCTGGTGTGCGAGGTCTCCATCGACAAGATGCAGGGCGACCGCTTCCGCCACGCCGCCACCTTCGTCCGCTGGCGCGACGACAAGCGCCCCGAGGAGTGCACCTCGGACCAGCTGTGA
- a CDS encoding tetratricopeptide repeat protein, protein MSSVIVVLVVALLAMVAALGIVTPYRRRGIPALEPPADPLEDRRLALAIALRDLEAAHGSGALEEADYLRLRTETEGRMGKVLRVLDERSRGPEPEGDGDGANAGPGRTFSARWVFVALVAVLALSAALVPALLRSLHDRAPSSSELFGASSLSYFEQRVKDHPHDVAARLDLAHRYLDAGMLEQASDEYRSALLLDPNDADALAHIGVLLHLSGEPKAALDAERKALSIDPAYPDALFYEGLILLRGLHRPAQAVGPLSAYLKASPYGSEGPEARRLLAQARAQAAAG, encoded by the coding sequence TTGAGCTCGGTGATCGTGGTGCTGGTGGTGGCTCTGCTGGCCATGGTGGCGGCGCTGGGGATCGTGACGCCCTACCGCCGCCGGGGCATCCCCGCGCTGGAGCCGCCGGCCGACCCGTTGGAGGACCGTCGTCTCGCCTTGGCCATCGCGCTCCGCGACCTGGAGGCCGCGCACGGGTCGGGCGCCCTGGAGGAAGCGGACTACCTGCGCCTGCGAACGGAGACCGAGGGCCGCATGGGGAAGGTGCTCCGGGTGCTCGACGAGCGCTCCCGCGGGCCGGAGCCGGAGGGAGATGGCGACGGGGCGAACGCGGGGCCGGGGCGGACCTTCTCGGCCCGGTGGGTCTTCGTGGCGCTGGTCGCCGTGCTGGCCCTGTCGGCCGCCCTGGTGCCGGCTCTCCTGCGGTCGCTGCACGACCGCGCCCCCAGCTCGAGTGAGCTGTTCGGGGCCAGTTCCCTGTCCTACTTCGAGCAACGGGTGAAGGACCATCCCCACGACGTCGCAGCGCGGCTGGACCTGGCCCACCGCTACCTGGACGCCGGCATGCTGGAGCAGGCCTCCGACGAGTACCGGTCCGCGCTGCTGCTGGACCCCAACGACGCGGACGCGCTGGCCCACATCGGCGTCCTGCTCCACCTGTCGGGCGAGCCGAAGGCCGCGCTGGACGCGGAACGAAAGGCCCTCTCCATCGATCCGGCCTACCCGGACGCCCTGTTCTACGAGGGCCTGATCCTGCTGAGGGGCCTTCATCGCCCGGCCCAGGCCGTGGGGCCGCTCAGCGCCTACCTGAAGGCGTCCCCGTACGGGTCCGAGGGGCCGGAGGCGCGGCGGCTGCTGGCCCAGGCGCGCGCCCAGGCCGCCGCCGGCTGA
- a CDS encoding cytochrome c-type biogenesis protein CcmH has translation MDRAVAPGTRRRLAPVLTVVAAVVLAGVALGVGLSRGGSGPATLQERVQAIASGLRCPVCQNLSVADSPSPLAQQMRAEIAARLRAGQSPGQIRQFFVSRYGQFILLTPPGHGLGLLPWAAPAVGLVIGAVVVAFLVGRRPRGGDEASASNDADEPPLTEAERDRIRRDVEAVEYPD, from the coding sequence ATGGACCGAGCCGTCGCTCCCGGGACGCGTCGCCGGCTCGCTCCGGTGCTGACCGTGGTGGCCGCGGTGGTGCTGGCCGGGGTCGCGCTGGGGGTGGGGCTGTCTCGAGGAGGGTCGGGGCCCGCGACGCTTCAGGAACGCGTGCAGGCCATCGCGTCGGGACTGCGGTGCCCCGTGTGCCAGAACCTGTCGGTGGCCGACTCCCCGTCGCCGCTGGCGCAGCAGATGCGAGCCGAGATCGCCGCGCGGCTGCGGGCCGGCCAGTCGCCCGGCCAGATCCGCCAGTTCTTCGTGAGCCGGTACGGGCAGTTCATCCTGCTCACGCCGCCCGGCCACGGGCTGGGGCTGCTGCCCTGGGCCGCACCGGCCGTGGGGCTGGTGATAGGGGCGGTGGTCGTCGCGTTCCTGGTGGGCCGGCGACCGCGTGGCGGTGACGAGGCTTCGGCTTCGAATGACGCTGACGAGCCGCCGCTGACCGAGGCGGAACGCGACCGCATCCGCCGGGACGTCGAAGCGGTGGAGTACCCCGATTGA
- a CDS encoding TlpA family protein disulfide reductase, which yields MTPEGSRHTERPARWRWAAFSLVSIVALGALLGFGLGRDPRAVPSVLVGKRAPAFVLKDVKTGQEVHLADLRGHVVVLNFWASWCVECVEEHPNLFAAWQRYGDSGVVFLSVLYQDRTDAALQFQRRMGQGWPDLLDPGGRTALDYGVTGPPETFFIGPDGRIAAKQVGPSSYALLASRIRSLLPDSRAA from the coding sequence GTGACGCCGGAGGGTTCCCGGCACACCGAGCGACCGGCGCGGTGGCGCTGGGCGGCGTTCTCGCTGGTGTCCATCGTCGCGCTGGGGGCCCTGCTCGGGTTCGGGCTGGGGCGCGATCCCCGCGCCGTGCCCAGCGTGCTGGTGGGCAAGCGGGCCCCGGCGTTCGTCCTGAAGGACGTCAAGACGGGCCAGGAGGTCCACCTGGCCGACCTCCGCGGACACGTGGTGGTGCTGAACTTCTGGGCCAGCTGGTGCGTGGAATGCGTCGAGGAACACCCCAACCTGTTCGCCGCGTGGCAGCGGTACGGGGACAGCGGGGTCGTGTTCCTGTCCGTGCTGTATCAGGACCGGACCGACGCGGCGTTGCAGTTCCAGCGCCGGATGGGGCAGGGATGGCCTGACCTCCTGGACCCGGGCGGCAGGACGGCGCTCGACTACGGCGTGACGGGACCCCCGGAGACCTTCTTCATCGGCCCGGACGGGCGCATCGCCGCGAAGCAGGTGGGGCCCTCCAGCTACGCGCTGCTGGCGTCGAGGATCCGGTCGCTGCTGCCCGACTCGAGGGCCGCGTGA
- a CDS encoding heme lyase CcmF/NrfE family subunit — protein sequence MTAVIGTFSLGLALAVSLYGAVASFAGARRRNPVLVESARTSAFSLVALVAAANGAMFAAILANDFTVQYVADNSSRHTPLFFKVLSLWSADEGSLLLWNLILAGFIAAVAIRFRRQRPETFPWALGTMFSVSVFYLVLVLGPTRPFATLAHAPADGRGPLPLLQNHPLMAIHPPMLYLGFIGFTVPFAFAVAALMTGRLSDQWIRITRRWAMFAWICLTAGLFLGALWSYAVLGWGGYWAWDPVENIALLPWLTATAFLHSVMVEERRGMLKVWNLSLVVGTFALTVFGTFLTRGSILSSVHSFAQSAVGPMYLAFLLLVLVGGFGLIAARSSLLRSETVIDRALSREAVFLGNNLLLAVLAFTVLIGTIFPLLDQALTGVKVSVGGPYFDRTTVPVMLLILFLMGIGPLLPWRAGSTGQLARRLRLPAWAAALTVAGLALSGVGHVAAILAFGLGAFVAVAALSEMVRGVRSHRRAHGGGPLRAAVGAFGRNRRLYGGLVVHLGLVIAIVAIAWSQTYRSQTEVTLARGQSTQFAGYTLRYDGTRIENQPYRTVFVTTLSIVDGGRTVGALIPSLNFYPSSQDPIGTPSISKGTPANRFRDLYASVQSVEPLGTRATFRLFLNPGVLWLWVGGAVMVLGGVGAIWRPRRRVTAPVLPPEPVREPVEVAT from the coding sequence ATGACGGCCGTCATCGGGACGTTCTCCCTGGGTCTCGCCCTCGCGGTGTCGCTGTACGGCGCCGTCGCCTCGTTCGCCGGCGCCCGGCGGCGCAACCCGGTGCTGGTCGAGAGCGCGCGGACCTCGGCGTTCTCCCTGGTTGCCCTGGTGGCGGCGGCCAACGGCGCCATGTTCGCCGCCATCCTCGCGAACGACTTCACCGTCCAGTACGTGGCCGACAACTCCAGCCGCCACACGCCCCTGTTCTTCAAGGTGCTGTCGCTGTGGTCGGCGGACGAGGGGTCCCTGCTGCTCTGGAACCTCATCCTGGCCGGGTTCATCGCCGCGGTGGCCATCCGGTTCCGCCGGCAGCGCCCGGAGACCTTCCCCTGGGCCCTGGGGACCATGTTCTCGGTGTCGGTGTTCTATCTGGTCCTGGTGCTGGGGCCGACCAGGCCGTTCGCCACGCTGGCCCACGCGCCGGCCGACGGTCGGGGGCCCCTGCCGCTGCTCCAGAACCATCCGCTCATGGCCATCCACCCGCCCATGCTGTACCTGGGCTTCATCGGCTTCACCGTGCCGTTCGCGTTCGCGGTGGCGGCCCTGATGACCGGGCGCCTGTCGGACCAGTGGATCCGGATCACCCGGCGCTGGGCCATGTTCGCCTGGATCTGCCTGACCGCGGGGCTGTTCCTGGGGGCGCTGTGGTCCTACGCCGTGCTCGGGTGGGGCGGGTACTGGGCGTGGGACCCCGTCGAGAACATCGCGCTGCTGCCCTGGCTGACCGCGACCGCGTTCCTGCACTCGGTGATGGTGGAGGAGCGCCGCGGCATGCTGAAGGTCTGGAACCTGTCCTTGGTGGTGGGGACGTTCGCGCTCACGGTGTTCGGGACGTTCCTGACCCGGGGCAGCATCCTGTCCTCGGTCCACTCGTTCGCGCAGTCGGCGGTCGGACCGATGTACCTCGCGTTCCTCCTGCTGGTGCTGGTGGGCGGGTTCGGGCTGATCGCGGCCCGGTCGTCGTTGCTGCGCTCGGAGACGGTGATCGACCGGGCGCTGTCACGGGAGGCCGTGTTCCTGGGGAACAACCTGCTGCTCGCGGTCCTGGCGTTCACCGTGCTGATCGGCACGATCTTCCCGCTGCTGGACCAGGCCCTCACCGGCGTGAAGGTGTCGGTGGGCGGACCGTACTTCGACCGGACCACCGTGCCGGTGATGCTGCTGATCCTGTTCCTGATGGGGATCGGGCCGCTGCTGCCGTGGCGGGCCGGCTCGACCGGCCAGCTGGCCCGGCGGCTCCGGCTGCCGGCGTGGGCGGCGGCGCTGACCGTGGCCGGGCTCGCCCTGAGCGGTGTGGGGCACGTGGCCGCGATCCTGGCGTTCGGGCTGGGGGCGTTCGTGGCGGTGGCGGCGCTCTCCGAGATGGTGCGAGGCGTTCGGTCCCATCGCCGGGCCCACGGGGGCGGTCCGCTCCGAGCGGCCGTCGGCGCGTTCGGAAGGAATCGCCGGCTGTACGGCGGGCTGGTAGTCCACCTCGGACTCGTCATCGCCATCGTGGCCATCGCCTGGTCCCAGACCTACCGGTCGCAGACCGAGGTCACGCTGGCCCGCGGCCAGAGCACGCAGTTCGCCGGGTACACGCTCCGCTACGACGGGACGCGGATCGAGAACCAGCCGTACCGCACGGTGTTCGTGACCACCCTGTCCATCGTGGACGGCGGCCGGACCGTGGGCGCGCTGATCCCGTCGCTCAACTTCTACCCGTCGTCGCAGGACCCGATCGGCACGCCGTCCATCAGCAAGGGAACGCCGGCGAACCGGTTCCGGGACCTGTACGCCTCGGTGCAGTCCGTCGAGCCGCTGGGGACGCGCGCGACGTTCCGCCTGTTCCTGAACCCCGGGGTGCTATGGCTGTGGGTGGGCGGCGCGGTCATGGTGCTGGGCGGCGTGGGGGCGATCTGGCGTCCCCGCCGCAGGGTCACCGCGCCCGTGCTGCCTCCAGAGCCCGTGCGAGAGCCGGTGGAGGTGGCGACGTGA
- a CDS encoding serine/threonine protein kinase — translation MVPGPPEDIEVRTGDRVGPYRLEEFLGEGAVAVVFRAVHEPDGAVVALKVLKERLSADPVYQRRFVHEARAASEVQHKHLVPILEAGQADGKHFLAVAFVAGRSLADRIDAEGPLPLEDVLRIAAEAGSGLDALHANGLVHRDIKPSNIMLSEDGSAALTDFGLAKGPAYTVLTSPGQVMGTLDYLAPELVKGGQGTPASDMYAFGCVIYECLAGKPPFAARGMFQVAMAHLNEEPPDPVSIRPELPPELSWALLQALAKDPARRPPTAIAYGHMLRLAARPRPGRAPEPGATQPGRLEP, via the coding sequence ATGGTGCCAGGACCCCCCGAGGACATCGAGGTTCGAACGGGCGATCGGGTCGGGCCCTACCGCCTGGAGGAGTTCCTGGGGGAGGGCGCGGTGGCCGTGGTGTTCCGCGCCGTCCATGAGCCCGACGGGGCGGTGGTGGCGCTGAAGGTGCTGAAGGAACGCCTGTCCGCCGACCCCGTCTACCAGCGTCGGTTCGTCCACGAGGCCCGGGCGGCCAGCGAGGTCCAGCACAAGCACCTCGTGCCGATCCTGGAGGCCGGCCAGGCCGACGGGAAGCACTTCCTGGCGGTGGCCTTCGTGGCCGGGCGCTCGCTGGCCGACCGGATCGACGCCGAGGGCCCGCTGCCGCTGGAGGACGTGCTCCGGATCGCCGCCGAGGCCGGGTCGGGCCTGGACGCGCTGCACGCCAACGGGCTGGTGCACCGGGACATCAAGCCGTCGAACATCATGCTGTCCGAGGACGGATCGGCCGCCCTCACCGACTTCGGCCTGGCCAAGGGTCCCGCGTACACCGTCCTCACCAGCCCGGGGCAGGTCATGGGGACCCTCGACTACCTGGCTCCCGAGCTGGTGAAAGGGGGGCAGGGCACCCCCGCGTCAGACATGTACGCGTTCGGCTGCGTGATCTACGAGTGCCTCGCCGGGAAGCCGCCGTTCGCGGCCCGGGGCATGTTCCAGGTGGCCATGGCGCACCTCAACGAGGAACCGCCCGACCCGGTTTCGATCCGGCCGGAGCTTCCTCCGGAACTGTCCTGGGCCCTGCTCCAGGCCCTGGCCAAGGACCCGGCCAGGCGTCCGCCCACCGCGATCGCGTACGGCCACATGCTCCGGCTGGCGGCACGGCCCCGGCCAGGCCGCGCACCGGAGCCAGGAGCCACCCAGCCCGGCCGCCTCGAGCCGTAG